From the genome of Salvia splendens isolate huo1 chromosome 7, SspV2, whole genome shotgun sequence:
AGCGAGCTGATTGAGACAGCATAGGAGGGCGACTTCGATTTCGTTGGCGAGACGGAGGCGATGCTGGTCGGAAACCGGGACGGCGTTTGAGGAAGCGCGGTGGTCGCGGAAATCATAGCGGTGGCGGCGGCTGTCAACGGCGACGACGACGAACTCCTCAAGGGCTGGAGTAGTGTTGAAATCGAGAGAGAGGAGAGGCGGCGGCCGGTGTGCCTGTGAGTAGGGAGTGTAGTCGGCGATGGAGAGTAACCGGCGATGGAGTGTAGTAGGGAGTGTAGTAGGGAGTGTAGTCGGCGATGATGATAAGTGGAAagaaagaagatgaaattgaaatgtaaaaataattagggaattaattagggagtaaaaaatctgaattaaaagtttaatttggtcaaaatcgtgATTAAatccgttgaccgttagtttttaacggaaatattgacggaggaccaaaatgatcaaatttccatatgtgcaggaccaaaaaatccaaaagataatgtttaggaccaaaaacgtaaaatgactatatgttcaggaccaattttggcatttactctttaattgctaactatcactaatttaagaccataggattttagaaaatttgtggtctacaatttgccacgtgtaattttcatttgtattaattaaatcgaaaaagataaaaaaaaaactaccaaattaggggtttggatgaaaatgtcaatatagtgtttcgaaaatatcaacacaatgttttgagaatgttaacacattgcttatattaacattctacatgtattatattgacatattttatatatcatgttgacatttgttgttgtaaaaaaaattgaaaattttcaaaatctttttcaaattttgacatcggaacatatgcaagtgagatctcgttagaatccttatgaaattatctttaatttgatataatgttgtgtgaaaaaataatttagatcgagaaagttatatgcgttttaaagttatgggatatttttcaaaagttagttacaactaatttgttgtaaattgaccttaatacccttctTGACGTTTTTtattgatcgtattgacattccgaGACTAATGATCCAGGCCCTTAATTTGAAAATCTAATGgttattatttagttgtagttagtaatcaaatattgagttagcaatataacactcctcatgacaaaatgtattaaaataacatacaaatgaaactttttgaatgttttttatatttatatgaaaCAATAATGAAATATTTCGTATGAATTGAATGTGTCAAATTAAAATGAGAGTGTTTAATTCTAAATTCTTAATTGAACTATTTTTGGTGGATGGAGGAAGTGGTATTTTGAACATAATGAAATGTCATAAGATGGCATAAAATGCTTAAAAGTATCTATATTCATAACGATAACTGTTGCGCTTTAACATCTAAAACAGCCGCAGAGAGACAGATAGATAAATTACAATAGTCCTCGAACTCGAACTAAAAGCTAAACTCACACCAAAGAATGCAAAAATCCCTCCTTTAGATTACCGAATCACCCATATGTATGGTAGATTTCAGACAGTCTCAGGGCTTGAATGCAGAAAATGCTACAACAGAGTTGTGTCCACCAAATCCAAATGAATTTGAAATCGCTGCATATGATAACGATCACAAACAAATTAAAGACCGGGTCTGCAATGTCTCTACACGAGAGAGATAACAGTGATGTACGTAGGGAATTAGAGCTGGGAAGCGTCTTACCAACATTGACTTCGTGTTGCTTCTTCTCGTTTGCAACAGTGTCAAACTCAACAGAAGGCTCAGGATTCTGTATCAGTAATTATAGACGGTTGTTTGTTAAtgttgatgaggagagatggagTTATAAATATCTATAAAAGAGGGTGGCTGTATATGAAATAACCCCATATTAATCGCATTGGCATGGGGGACTTACAAATTGATTTATCGAAGGGTGAAGCCAGCCTGTTGTGATGGCTTTCACTGTTGCAATGGCTTCCAAACCACCAGCAGCACCTAGGCAGTGCCCTATCATTGACTGGAACAACATGAAAAAGTGAGAAGTCTGCCATTACCATGCCACATGCTCGAGAAAAGAACACGAGCATAGAATAAAAATACAGAGCTTAAAGTCGGGGGCTTACCTTGGTTGCGTTGATTTTAATTTCTGAAGTATCCTTGAATACCTTCTTAATAGCATTTATCTCTGCTAAATCACCAACAATGGTGGAGGTTGCATGGGCGTTTATATAGTTAACCTGAAAGAATTCAAGGCAATAACATTTTAGATGACCCAAGAATGAATTGTATACCAATATTGAGTTGCACCTTTCTCCAGTGATATCTATTAACATCAACAATTCTTTTCCAGAATATCAGATTTGACAGTCAATTTCTGAGGGGTGCAGTATCAGTTTCCAGATTCAGGAACAGAGGAAAAGGTtggtaattaataaaaaattagacAGTCTACTCTTACGAaataacaacaaaataaaacaaagtggAGTTCACACACTTGGAAAATTCCCTGTACTATTAATATGCTGATGAGAGTAAACAGGAAAGATAAACATAAAACACAAATGATTTGTTTGGGATGAAAGCACACCTCCTCAGGAGAAACACCAGCATCTTGAAGGGCATCCAGGATGCATGAAGAGACACCAAGCCCATCAGCCCTGGGATCAGTCATGTGATAAGCATCACAAGTTACAGCACCACCCAAATACTCTGCAATTATTGGCGCATCTCGTTTCATTGCATGTTCCAAACTTTCCATAACCTGTcgaaaaaattgacaaaaataTAAGGTCAAGCAATTGACATTCAGATAGATTGGTAGTATGCTCAGCATCAACCTCGTTTACACATACAGCATCTACCACAAACTTTTACAGGAAGATTAAGATTAATCTATTGATACTGAGAGACTAATATACAATGATGAAATTCTTCCAATACTTAAAAAGTAATGAAAAGAAGAAATGAATGGGAAAAACTGAAGAAAAAGTAGTTCTAGAGTCTCTTAACTGCCTTTCTTTActtttggcaaaaaaaaatcattgttTGTGTTTCAACTAAACCATGTCCCTTCTCCTTATACAGGCTTGATCTTTGTGCTCCATGAGGCACTcatgtattaattttatgtgTATTTGAATGTGTGGGGCAACACCTGTAGCTCTCATATGACTCATAACTCCTAAACACAACCAGTTGATTTCATACACAGACACAACCAGTCCTATTCCAACTCAACCCAATAGCTATATCACCAACCCAATATGAATGTGTACacaaatacatatatatatatgcagtgCACTCTACACAAGAGGAGAAAAAGACACCCAAATATTCCCAATCACTTCCTACATGAAGTTGTTTAATAAGATCAAGGCAAGTTACATGTTCCAATGAACACATCACAGCATATGAGTTAAAGTCCTCCTACAAAATATCAACTACTTCACCACACAGTAAGTAAATGATTCCAACTCATTCacacgcgcacacacacacacacacgcataTTGAGAAGCTAACTTACCAAGACTCCAGCACCTTCACCCATCACAAAGCCATCTCGATCTTGGTCCCAAGGCCTAGAAGCAGTTTTTGGGTCATCATTTCTTTGAGATAGAGCTCTACAAGCAACAAAACCTCCCAGTCCAATTGGTATAATGGCAGCTTCAGTCCCACCCACTACCATCAAATCTGCTTCACCTCTACGAATGTGATTCGCAGCTGCATAAAAGCAATAATTTGAAGTAGCACAAGCAGTTGAAATTGAATAGTTTGGCCCCATCAAGCCAAGATCAATTGCTAGCAATGCAGATCCCATGTTCGTTATGGCATAAGGTATGAAAAAAGGAGTAATCTTCCTGTGACCCTTCTCAATTAGAGCCTGAACACCGTCAGAAAATACACTAAGACCTCCCATTCCTGTCCCAACTAGAACACCAGCTCGAACCTTGTCAATCTGCAGTTAGAACAAAAACAACAATTTTTTCAGATCATGTGACTTTAATGGGAAAAGAACACTAATAATTTCCACATGATAAGATGAAATACTAAACATCAAATTTCAAGCTTCCCATCTCAAATTCCATAGGGAAGCAAAATAAAACTGGAGTATAGGCTAGTTTGTGTAACACAGTGAACAAGAAGGAAAAGATTCGATTAAGAAGGTAAGAAATCTTTTTCAGATGAGAATTCACACAATTCTATCAGAACCACCGATGTTAAAAAGCAAAACCAAACTATAATCTTTATTGATCAGCATGCATTCATTCAACCAGCCAACCAACCACTCATGGAGAAATCAACAATAGCTCGAAACATAACTGAGCAAAATTCAACCagaaaacacctaattaaaagCAGAAAACTCCAAAATAAAACCGAATTGAGCAGCGAAAATCATGAATACCTTATCAAGCTTCTCGCCGCCGAGATCCGCGCTCTCGAGCGCCTTCTTCCCCGCAACAATGCAGTACCTCAAACAATCGTCCAATCTCCGATCGTTTTTGCCGTCAATATATCCATCGGCTTTGAACCCCCTAATCTGGCCGCCGAAGCGCGTGGGGAATTTGGAGGCGTCGAAGCGGTCAATCAGAGTGATGCCGCTCTCACCGGCCAACAGCTTCTCGTAGTAGGCGTCGACGTCGTTCCCGAACACGGAGATGAGCCCCATTCCGGTGATGACCACGCGCTTCTTGGGGTCCGTCTCGCGCTTGGGCGCCGTGGCGGATGCGGAAATTGCGAAAGGGCGCCTCTTAGCTGGGGCTCTGGCATTGTTGCTGGGCCTCGAGAGGCGGAGGGATTCGAGGGGGGAAGGGCGGAGGGAGGTGGATTGGAGGGCTTGCATGGCGGAGGGGCGCGGATTTGGGCGTCGATGGAATCAATGAGATGGTGTGGAGAGCAGTGTGAAGCAGTTGGATTTGTTAGCTATGATATTGACGGCTGGCTtcaatcttttttcttttaatagAAGGATTAATCGTCTGTAAATagtgattttttattttcttttcacaaACTTGGGAATTTATTgttataatttcaaaattgtaaaatttaaaGAGAAGCCCTTCCAGAAATATGCTCATTTCATTACTTGGTTTTGTCAAGTTGTCCATGTGCGAAAATCTACAATTTGTTTCACATACC
Proteins encoded in this window:
- the LOC121742016 gene encoding 3-oxoacyl-[acyl-carrier-protein] synthase I, chloroplastic-like, encoding MQALQSTSLRPSPLESLRLSRPSNNARAPAKRRPFAISASATAPKRETDPKKRVVITGMGLISVFGNDVDAYYEKLLAGESGITLIDRFDASKFPTRFGGQIRGFKADGYIDGKNDRRLDDCLRYCIVAGKKALESADLGGEKLDKIDKVRAGVLVGTGMGGLSVFSDGVQALIEKGHRKITPFFIPYAITNMGSALLAIDLGLMGPNYSISTACATSNYCFYAAANHIRRGEADLMVVGGTEAAIIPIGLGGFVACRALSQRNDDPKTASRPWDQDRDGFVMGEGAGVLVMESLEHAMKRDAPIIAEYLGGAVTCDAYHMTDPRADGLGVSSCILDALQDAGVSPEEVNYINAHATSTIVGDLAEINAIKKVFKDTSEIKINATKSMIGHCLGAAGGLEAIATVKAITTGWLHPSINQFNPEPSVEFDTVANEKKQHEVNVAISNSFGFGGHNSVVAFSAFKP